The Candidatus Polarisedimenticolia bacterium sequence ACATCGAGGTAGTGCGAATGGCGCTCCGCCATCTCGCCGGGAGCGAAAACGAGCGGCACCCAGGCCTCGCTCTGGTCGGGATAGCCGAAACCTTCCGGCATGACGCCGATGACTTCGCACGGCTTCCCGCCGATATGGATCGTCCGGCCCAGGATCGCGGCGTCGCCGCCATACTTCCGCTGCCAAACGCCGTGTCCGAGGATCACGGCGTCGCGCTCCTCCGAGAAATCGGCGGCATCGAAGAACCGGCCCAGACGCGGGGCGACGCCCAAGGTCTCCAGGAGCCCGCCGGTGACGGCGGCGACCTCGAGGCGCTCCGGCTCGCCGTCGGTGAAGTTGCGCGTCAGCGCGACCGAGCCGCCGAGCGTCGAGAAGGAGCGAGTCATTGCCCGGAAGTCGGCAAAGACGGGGGGCGAGACAGGAAATGGCTCGTCATCGGTGGGAGGAAGGTTTCTCCCGGCGGCTTCCGGCACGGATTCGTTGCGCGCCTGCTGGATGAAGACGAGACGCTCCGGCTGCGGATAAGGGAGGGGGCGCAGCAGAACTCCGTACACGACGCTGAAGATGGCGGTATTCGCGCCGATGCCGAGGGCGAGGGTCAGGATGGCGACGGCGGTGAAGGCCGGATCGCGGCGCAGCAGCCGGATGGCGAAGCGCGTGTCCTGCCACAGAGTCTCGAGCCACACGCCGGGCCGGAGGTCTCGAACTCCTTCTTTGATCTGCTCCAGGCCACCCAGGCTCAGCAGCGCCTGGCGCCGCGCTTCATCGGGCGCCATCCCGCCGCGGACATTAGCCTCCGTCTGCACCTCAACGTGGAAGCGCAGCTCGGCATCGAGCTCTCGTTCGGCCCGCGCCGGCCGCAACCGCCGCCCCCAACGCTTCAAGAGGTGCATCATTCAGCGAGCACGAGATTGGGAATCTGCATCGGCAATTCGACAGCACGAGTGCTTCGAACCATCGTTGGCGTCAGCTCGTCTGCAGGATGCGCGCGACCGCGGCGGCGACCCGCTCCCAGTTGCGCTCCTCGCTCGCCAGCTGCTTTCGCCCCCTGGCGGTCAGCCGGTAGAACTTGGCGCGCCGGTTGTTGTCCGAATCCGACCAGTCGGCGTCGATCCAGCCCTGCTGCTCGAGACGGTGCAGCGCCGGATACAGCGACCCCTGGTTCACGCTGAAAACTTCCTGGGAGACCTGTTGGATGCGCTGCGCGATGCCCCAGCCGTGCATCGGCTGCAAGGCCAGGGTCTTCAGGATGAGCAGATCGAGCGTGCCCCGCAGCAGCTCCGCTTTCGAATCGGCCATCGCTTCTCCTGTAGA is a genomic window containing:
- a CDS encoding PadR family transcriptional regulator, which encodes MADSKAELLRGTLDLLILKTLALQPMHGWGIAQRIQQVSQEVFSVNQGSLYPALHRLEQQGWIDADWSDSDNNRRAKFYRLTARGRKQLASEERNWERVAAAVARILQTS